The Inediibacterium massiliense genome includes the window AATTCCCTTGACATAATAGAAATATCATAAGCACTTGTATAGTGCCCTTCTTGAGGCAATCCATTTGTATTCATAAATTGTGTATCATTCATTCCTAATTCTTTTGCTCTTTTATTCATTTTCTGAACAAAAGTCTCTTCTGTTCCACTGATATATTCAGCCAGTCCTATACAAGCATCATTTGCAGAAGCTACTGCAATTCCTTTTAATAGCTGATCTACACTTTTTGACTCTCCTGGTTCTAAATAAAGCTGACTTCCTCCCATTGAAGAAGCTCTTTCACTAATTGTCACTTGATCTTTAAGTGAAATTTTTCCTTGATCTATGGCTTCCATTGCAAGTAACATAGTCATTATTTTTGTTACGCTAGCAGGTGGAAGTTTATCATGAGAGTTTTTCTCATAAATGACTTTTCCGCTTCCTGCATCTATTAGAATAGCCGATTTAGCATCTACATGAAATTCCTCTGCCTTTGATATAAATAGTCCGTTATTTAAGATTAAAATAAAGCATATGAAAAAAATAATACTTCTATTTTTCACTTTCATCTATTGCCCTCCTTAACTTTATATTTAATCTTATCTTTTCCATCTATAACTTTTGTTATGCACAAAAAAAAGAGCCGATTTAGGCTCTAGGATGTGTTTTTTCATAAACTTCTTTTATTTTATTTTTTGTAAGAAGAGTATAAACTTGTGTAGTAGATATATCTGAATGTCCAAGCATCTCTTGAACAGATTTTAAATCCGCTCCATTCTGAATCAAGTGTGTAGCAAAAGAATGTCTTAATGTATGAGGTGTAATTTTTTTATTAATTTCAGCCTTTTGAGTATATTTCTTTATGATCTTCCAAAAACCTTGTCTAGTCAATCTCTTTCCTTGATAATTTACAAATAAAGCCTCTTCTTTTTCTTTTATAAGATTGTTCCGAACATGCATTATATATTCTTCTAAAGTTTTTTTTGCAATGGTTCCTATAGGAATAATTCTTTCCTTAGTTTGTGTATGACAGCATTTTATATAATCCATTTCAATGTTTATATCCAAAATATTTAAAGCTACTAATTCAGAAACTCTTATGCCTGTTGCATATAAAAGTTCTAACATAGCTTTGTCTCTTATTCCTTTCTCAGTATGGTCAGGTTGAGATAATAAAAGC containing:
- the xerD gene encoding site-specific tyrosine recombinase XerD: MDTYLDGFTRYLQYERELSNNTLESYKRDIHQFVDFLKGKEIIKMDQVNKTMVITYLLYLKKKGKATSTIARNLASIRSFCQYLVYEKYMDKDPTFQLESPKAQKRLPEVLTLKEVELLLSQPDHTEKGIRDKAMLELLYATGIRVSELVALNILDINIEMDYIKCCHTQTKERIIPIGTIAKKTLEEYIMHVRNNLIKEKEEALFVNYQGKRLTRQGFWKIIKKYTQKAEINKKITPHTLRHSFATHLIQNGADLKSVQEMLGHSDISTTQVYTLLTKNKIKEVYEKTHPRA